AGATACAAATTAAAGACCAGGTTTATATTATTCACAGTGGTTATGGATGATGCAACATTGTTTACTTGCAAAGGTCAACAGGGAACTGCCATGCTGAAAACCAATTATGGTGTGATGGAATGCAAAAAATAATTCCTGGAAACTGCCAGGTCAATAGGTCAATACCAGAATACCCATATTATTCTGTAGATTACATGTATATTAGCCAACACAAGTATAACCTGTATTCataggctttaagccttctcataGGCCATAGtgagatagcattcacagaatacaTAACTTTGCACGTAGGATACATACAGCTACAGTGCTAGTGGCAAGTTCATAGATATGCCAACTTCATGAAAATATGTCTATTAGAGCAattgaaactgttaatataaatTACTGTACTCACAAATGATAAGATACATATTACCATAAAGGTGATCATTGATAACAATAGCTTTAGAAAATGATAGTATTGTCCATTATATATAAGGGACACATGGGGATGCTTAAGGAACATTTATGTATGTTGTCATGTCATCATAAGTAATACTTACGCTGCAATAAAGACAGCCACTATCTTACGCTTCAATTTTGGTTTCTTCTCAGCTAACTGGATGAAAAGCTCAGTAACTATTGCAACATGTCCTAGACAGTCAGTAGTTCCTCGTCCATACAACTTGTCCCCTTCAATTGTCAGTTTAAATGGGTCACGTTTCCAAGTCTCAGGATTAGCTGGTACTACATCAAGATGACTACCAATGAATGCCATTGTGCCCTTCTCATGTCCCTACATATATAATAGTTTTCAAAAAATAGAGCAAGAGCAATATTATTAATGATCATACAAATCTGTTACCCTACTAAGAAAAATGTGCATAGCTATAGATTCCTGTGAAGCTTCAAAGGTTCTTGCAACAAAGCAAATTTCTGTACAAGTTTCTTGCAAGTCTGCAAGGACTTGCAACACTTGCAAGGTTCAAAGAAGAGAAAGAATTTGCAAAGATCTTGAATATGCACAGATTGTGCAAGACATGCAGGATAGCTTATTATTTTGTCAGGGTTTGGTAAGTTGTATTTTGATTATATGAAAAGGATCTTTGCAGCATATTCTTGTAAGCAAGATTCCTGTGCAAGAGCAACATACCTTGAAAGAAAAGAGACATTTCCACAGATTGCAAGCGGAATCTTGGAGGAAGAATTTTCTGTGTCATGATTAGCTAACAGCTATATGGCAAAATACTTTTTTCTTGGGGATATCAACGTGCAGTAATACGTACTCGAATAACATCTTACACGATTCACATCATGCACTCACATTGTCATATTCAATCATCAAGTTACCCCTTCCCTCAACGTATGTCACATGGTCCACTTTCAGCAGCCCTCCGTTCTCTTTCGTGTACGGACGAAGGAGATCCAGCAAATGCTTGATGGCCCTGACATGTACACGTCGTTAGCTATCATCACTCCGAAACTCCTATCAGAACTACGCTAGCTATACCTGTCTTCCTCCGGTACAAACTTAGGTGGATTGTCTTGCAGATACTTCGTTTCACCAATCAATTTGGTAAGAAGCTTCAAGTAGCGCTCTTCGTTGAAGTCGAGTTCTACCGACATTTCTGCTGCAAGTCAAAAAGAGGATCGATATCGCAATTCGACTGATTTTATACACACGGCCGGACACTGGGCGCGCCTCAAGGGTTCATTATGACATCCGCGGTGATCATGTGACAGGCGTTTCGGTGTGTTGTTTTAGTGACTAATCCTGGGGATTCCTAGGATTTCATGGAACTCCCCTTTTGGCAAAAATTGATTGCGCTACAACCTGTTTTAACATTTTCACCCAACATCacgttatgcacctatcaatgtattgccccaccaccccccccccctcgggcgtaagtggggctttacagggggaattgacacgaaactactgccccactatggggcatttgacgatcgttcagtaagcacccaaatattttttgttgtaacttccttcgctatgtcaaatcccgagtaaaccccgcgttgcaactggggccaacggtggggatttgacacaataggcttgccctactatggggaatttgacattcggctgtgtcaaatccccactatggccccatatatgcccgaggggggggggggggggggggggtagtggggcaatacattgataggtgcattacaccaagtagctagctacagtagctagctacagtagtaGAATGAGGTCACTAACTGGAAGCCAAGATAGAGACTGATAATGTTAGAAACATGATCATACTTACTGTAATATGAATCATGCGTATGCTCCAGCTTTGAAGACACCATGGTTGATCCCAAAAGACCACATGTATCGCCTTGGATAATTAGATAATAGATACTCCATCTCCACTACAGTACCAAGAAAAGGAGTGAAATGAGGCTCAGCTATCAATCCATGCCAAAACAACAATTAATGCTGTGAAAAGGGTGCAGTCTTCAGGGTGACAATTGTGAAAGTaaaggtagtggccaagaaatcaCTATAATGATTACTGTTTGTTTAGTACTTAACAGTGACATGCAGTACTGATGTTAATTTCAATGAATATTAATAGTGACAGTAttgttacataattatgcagTGAAGAACTACTGTAACAACTCTTTAAATTAAAAATTGAACTAATTGGCCTCATCTATAATAATTTATGTTCCACAGTAATAGGGTACATTATAGTCAGTAGTGTTGAACTGATCCTATCGATtcgggcaattggaaacagtggcagtggaaaccggaaacggaaagtggaaatggtcaaatcatcatataaatgtactcTAGAGTAAAAACCCttatttagtggccacctcttaaagaccactttgtaattaaatctcaaagatggctaaggcacACTGACCTTAcaagaccacttcatggtcaccttttataaagatcacCTCTCCACATTGTAGTAATACCTAGGTTCCAATCATCGGTTCCATgacttatcaaaacagctaggtcaGCTAAAAAATACTACActcttaaggtcatcatctctttatgagacctcattttttgttgatacaatatataggttgtagtgtactagccACATTTCACTTGCATAGACTTGgcacattctggtacaaactaagcaatAATGGcagatgacttgagtgaagtgtggaccaaaatatgggaGATGACATTGACCTCTTTCTATGAGTCacgaaatacatgtttgaagcttatcaaatattgccatgtaaagaggtggcctttataaaaggtgaccacaaaGTGGCCTTACCTATCTTTAGAACCTAATTACAATATAGTCTTTATATAGAAGTGGTCTTTAAAGTGACACTAAGTGAAGTTTTACCGTAAGagcctagctgttttgataaagtcatgGAATACATACTTAGAATCTTAGCTATTATtatgaggtggtctttgtaaagagggtggtctttcAGCGGACCATGAAATGGTCTTATAAGGTCACCTATTTTTGAGAACTAATTACAATGTGGCCTTTGTATGGAGAtagtctttataagaaggtggtctttaagaggtggccactaaacaaaggTTTCACTCTAGGGTAtgtttatatgatgatttgaccatttccgttttccattcccactttccatttccggttccactgtttccaattgccctatCGATTCCCATGTATAGTAACAATAACCTTGCTTTATTTATATAGTGTATAGTGTATATAATAATTCACAATGCATATAGGTGTAGAAATGTCTATATAACATATGGTCCTTATTTATCAAATTCAACACTTCAAGTAGTAGCAAAATAGGTATAGTATAACTATAGACAATCGTTTTGATATGAAAATTATCCAGTTGGTGATTGAGTTTAGTTAAGCTTTGGAATGTGCTCTTTGGTAATAAAGAATGTTGTCATATTCATCAAGTCTGGAAAGAACTTTGGGTTATTGCTATGACAAAAACATAGTTGTAAAGTTTAATATGATAAAATATGTATGGTGTTACCGTATGGTTTGCTGCAGGTAGCCAACACCTGATGTGCCACCTGTACCTGGCCTGTTCCCAATCTGATATTGAACCAAGCACATGTGAGCATCTATAGGTGTTAAAATGTATTGCTAAAACAAAATAatgcagtcacatatattaacacttgcatataattttaaattaaattcAGTGTACTCAGCTGGGCAATGTATTCACATGATCACAAAGTCAAAGATATGGTACAGATTTAATGCAATGTTGTAATAAAACATGAGGCAACTAAAGGTAGGAACTTGAAAGTGACGATTTATGTGTAAAATTACTTTTGAGTTCTATTGCAGAAACCCTTGTACTCATGCTTTACCATTAGTGAGTTAGCTACATGTATTTCCAATATAGTCATTTATCCATCATTACTTTCTGATAGTAAACAAATCTGTAGCTTTTGAAGCAGGTGTAGGTGACAACAGAAGTTCTTAAAAGCACCAGTGGCTAAGCATTAGTTTATATTGTACAGCTGCATAGGTGGCAGAAAGGTTGGGGGAGGGGCAGACTGATATCTCACCAAATTGTTCtccttggagtggggctgaaaaccatgaaGAAAGATCAATATACAATATACACCACTAATACAGTGGTGTAATGTAGGTCCAAGggtctgctctattagagtatctcgatctttgcacaaaaattcCAATTTATTTGCcttactttctttacagtgtagctacagtttagctacaactgtaaagtacatttgttactgttgtcttctatttgcccattggctttctatacctctgcatacagtgtgaatgagtgtgaatgcatgattctagtttctgatttcaatatagtactgtaggtccaaggggggcaagaaaagggccaggggggggggcacagcaccccttggccccccctcagatccgcctatgcaaACTACTGTGTGAAAACACTGTCCATGCTTGAATTTAATAGAAATGATAAATGGCAAGAAGGTATTGATTAAAAATTGTACTGATAACAGCTGGTgttgatataattatgttgtgctGCATCAAAAACCAACTTAGTTtatccttcataacagcttggcagtattggttagagaATTATGGGTTAAGGCTATGgccttgatttcttcactgtctACATCACTTCACCCTGAACCATGCCTTTTCACCAATCACATTGCACAGcaactacaatgcatgcatcatggacttacctttttccttctttgtgtcccatatcTTTCTCCACTAGTCTATTGTGTAGGTGTTGAATGGCAGTTCTACATCATGGCTTTATTACTTTAATTTTCTTGGATTGGTTACAGAGGCGCTTCTCGTATTACTATTTGTCCatcaaataataatattaaataaAAATATTCTGACTTAGCTGACACCATAATAGCAATCAAAAATAGTATCCTTATTTAACTAACACATACTTTCTTCTACTACATAAAATAAGAAGACAATATTAAGTCGAGTACAGGTAAACTTACATCTCCACTTCATTAGCAGTGTGTCCATTTCAATCAAGTGGTTCAATATCTGATATGGTACATGAAATCTTGGATGATCACTGAAAATGGTATGCACTGCATTAATGATAATGATAGTCATGACATTTTGAAAAGCATCCTATATATACAAGTTTACTGAAATGACTGAATGGGGAttatgttcactagtatatctgcaggtgtaggtgacctctcttgcttccttacttttttctgcatccctaatcaaacttaaaattcctaatttttccttatatttgtttgtttactttttttatgTATGGTGAACTcgcgcatactgcatcaaaagaaacaaTTGCACCAGAGTttatgtttttgtctgaatgtaTGCttcagctatcaattattgacttgaaagtgaagtggccattacgcttcgctttcagctatgttcagcctgttacaaatgaagaacagcagaagttcctctgcaatcaatccagccaccacaAAAAATACGAATGAtctgcatgccccaactatcaattactgacttgaaagtgaagtggctattatgcttcactttcacctGTTTTCATCCCGTTACACAGCATCACAAACGAAGATGCCTCTCtgtaatcaattcagtcaccacggaaaatatggacgattcccatttacaaacaggAAACCATGCATCGCGCTactgtgaatcgacaccttggggactgtcagcaaaaagaaatgggacacaaaggaagacaaaggttagtccatgatgcatgcattttacatactatggtatgccaaaaggcacatctagggacaaagtgacatcaaacagtgaaaaaaaatcaagcccttagccttagctgttatcaagttatgcttgtctgaaggcatcgggCGGGCGGGTGGGCGGGCAAACTAACTTCTCAGTCTTTTTCTGTAAATCAAACAATATACTGTAGGTAGACTTGTATATGCAGTTTCATGTATGTAGCTTATTCCTAAAAGTGACTGGGCAAGCAAATAAATACCCCAGGCATGTAGCTATGCGCACAAAATAATTTTGATACATTTCATACCTTTGATGACTCACTGGTTCTCATTGCATCACATGGTCATCATGAAATATTTTAGTGGAATTTCCACCATTCATTGGCTATATTTATATCACAAGTTACAAATTGCATGCAGTCGTTCCATTCAGATATGACCATTATGTGATTAGGCGTAGTTTGGATAAACATGCCCAGTTTATTGTACACCCactcacaaaattaatgtccaagtacacatgtatatacttaaacaatttttttacataCCGGTAAAGATATGTCATGAGAGCTCCAAAAAATGCCTTTTGACTAAACCTTCTGCTTCCTGCAACAAAAACACTAGTGTCAtggtagtaataatattatttacctGCTTGCACCATTTTGTCATGTTCTTCTTGTTTGATCAGTGAGTAGTACCAACTCTTCTTCTGCATCAAGTGAATAGAAATAAGGTATAAacagtgtgtatatgtataggGCAGGGAAGTAACTTGCTATATGATAAAATGACACTTGTATTATACAAATTTTAGTGAAGCACATTAtcatgctatatatatatacaagtataagaaaaaataggaattttaaattagagtagggacagtgtatagtgctgcaataaaaagtactgaaacaagctggatcggagtagtacataatgtccaaatactgtaaaacaataagaagtgaatatccctactgtgctacactcaatgcacagtagggatattcacttcttattgttttacagtatttggacattatgcactactccaatccagcttgtttcagtactttttatttgcagcactatacactgtccctactctaatttaaaattggTAATTTTTTCTggtacttgtttgtgaagtttttttgcaagtttatgaccactaaatagcctgcttttcacaaaaccagtcacaatattttaaacgagttaatcacagcactattaggccattccaaataaattctctgtttcccgtccaccgcccgcatctggttgcTGTCCAGCTCTAAGAactccattattccgtattcttccattattttccggttattcttgcatactgacaggcttacTTGAAACAATGTGAGCTCACgagtcagcagtgctatcaagtcagcacaaactccacgtttgtgttatttttgcaacttaagaaggaaggtacaagcttaaacatgcttttatgcagcttttaaTGGTTGttccaggcaaataatggcttgaaaagctgccaatcttataatggaaatggaccgcccgcccgcatgcatatatgcctgagtccaggaccggaaacagaaaatttttttggagtggccttatactagattatgactcatacaataacaactgatcagtgggcgtggctctacataagcctgcagacaatattggacgtggattcgtgcatacctatggactgatgaatgggtgtggctaccatatgtctacagacagtaattacataagtgggcgtggctcacgaaagaagcagggctacgctatgacgtgtagtaacatgtccacatttaattCAGCACATgtatacagacagtaatttacataagtgggtatggctcatgaaagaagcagggctacgctatgacgtgtagtaacacgtccacatttaatttagcacatagGATCAGACCCGAACAATCTGTAAAGCGgaacctggatgacccgactcggtttaaaattgttactaaataaactatatttattgaacacattgctatatagtttgccgtgagttgctctctctgatcaatATAGTCACGTAAgcatgtgttcaaatagtttgatgcaaccGGTGACCACgtatattcgaatagtttgatgcaatatacactggtagatggaagccgtactgtagtctattaacactcagctgtagaaccttgactgacggccatggtaaagaaggataaaaggtaagacaatagcgcaagcgttgtatgtttatcaatataccaaaggttttttcttaagcaaactagaaacatttctgcaaaagaattaggcctgtagctgtagccagttttccgctacgctttactgaaggcgtcaggcagacaggcagtagaaaattccgttgaataaattttttaataattttgtagcaacttgatggaaacgtttcgggtcgatctgaagacacttttgggcttggttttacccaaccaatactgtcatgtcattgtgaggaaaaatcgtgcCAGGTTTTttggttatattatatcatggattGCCACCACACCTtcaatgtccctactatacagtactattgtactgtatgatatatattatTACTGTGATATTTGGTACTAATGAATAACTCAACGACTGCTTTTCTTTATCTAGAATAtcagttatagttatatcaagagttaataattaactcttggttatatGTTATATTGTTCTAGTACAGCATCAATCATATCACATGATACTAATAGGCAATAAGACTATACACTTGGAACAaatgggatactctaatagaatagtcaacaCTGCCCAGTCCTACGTATGCATGTATTCATGTACAGTGCTCATAGGATTAATGAACCATTAAACTGTACATGTGATAACTCCAGATAAGCAGATCTGTAATGATGCACAGGTGATGATCACagtattatgcatgcatgtttgtcACATAatatagaactttgtgtgggcatGAAAGATCAAATTAAAAGCTTATAAAACTGCAAAGCTTTAAAAGTACAGTTGAGGTGCAACCTGTAACTCTATAGGCACCAAAAAAACTTCAAAGCTTTATTTAAAGTATAGTTATTAAAAATGCAATGTGTCAGCAATTTGTTATCAGGACGGGTGAGCTCTGTCAACATAACAGCAGAGCTCAGTAATCAGCTGGAAAATGCTATGGTGTACATACATTAGTGATAATGTTAGCATTAAAAATGCTTATAGTGAGCATGCTCAACAATGCAGCTGACCAATGGAATGCATGTATGATGTGTACACATGGCCATCAATGAGTAGTACTATGAGAAAATTAATATGGATGAATGTAGTACAGTAGCAAACACATGTGGTCATAGCTACCTTTTCAACTTTTTGCTTATCCTCATCTGGTTTTATACTGGCTAAAATAGCTTGCTCAAACTTAGCAGGGAAGTTAAAATTCTTTTCATCTAATTCTGGCCAACTTTCCAGCCACTTTTCTATACAAGTAAATAGGGAAACTTTCTTTTGCTCAACTTCCATTTCCTCTCGCTCTTTATCACTCATGACCTTCCTGTACAAAACATATTATTTATGCACATTTGTGGTACATATATAGTAGATTTGCATACTTGTATCCTTCTTTATCATTTTCAAATTCGGTTCTTGTTTTCTACCAAGTTAGTAtggtatgcacacatacataactGTATGTTATGTATACATGAACACTTACTTCGTTGAAGCCAATCCTGTATTCAATAATTCTGAATTGATAACTTTGAAATCCAGAAGCTGGAAATAGGTTATCCCTATACAGTAGATGAGCTaagcatgtatatatgtacataggcATATGCAGTGCCTGTATATCTGGAATTAAATGCAA
The Dysidea avara chromosome 7, odDysAvar1.4, whole genome shotgun sequence genome window above contains:
- the LOC136260628 gene encoding tryptophan 2,3-dioxygenase-like, whose product is MADQDAANDHEWAKDDDGKVRYSKYLQLDKILGAQKVTSNVHDEHLFVVIHQVYELWFAQIRHEISSMCDEFGKGEKTNFLVISARLGRVNKILKLLVEQIPILETMSPQDFLEFRDNLFPASGFQSYQFRIIEYRIGFNEKTRTEFENDKEGYKKVMSDKEREEMEVEQKKVSLFTCIEKWLESWPELDEKNFNFPAKFEQAILASIKPDEDKQKVEKKKSWYYSLIKQEEHDKMVQAGSRRFSQKAFFGALMTYLYRDHPRFHVPYQILNHLIEMDTLLMKWRYAHMCLVQYQIGNRPGTGGTSGVGYLQQTIRNNPKFFPDLMNMTTFFITKEHIPKLN